The genomic stretch TAATCGAGCCGTTCGACCGTTGCCATCGCGGAAAGGATGGATCGAAACAAACCGATAGTGGGCAAGACTGGCATATTCAACCGGATGGAGACTTAAAGCCGCTTCCGAATTGAGCCAACTCGCAAAATCTCCCATTAATTGAGACAGTAAATAGTGAGGAGGATAACGATAATTCGTCCCGGCTGCCATCACGTCTAGAGTCCGGTAACTCCCCGCTTCCTCTGGGGTGATTTTTCGGAGAATTAGATTGTGAATTTGCTTGATTTCCCATTCATTAATTTTCGTGTTTTGTTGGGCTAAATGTTCGATATAATCGATCGCCTCCTTGTGTCCGATCGCCTCTAAATGTTCGTCTAGGGTTTTGCCACCCACCGTAATCCCCTTAGTTAACACTAATTCCGTCTCGCTTTGAGTTAAAGTATTTCCCTCAATGGCATTTGAGTTATAAGTAAAGCGAACATCGTAGAGATTTTTGAGTTCGGCGACGAGCTTGGGTTCAAAAGGTCTAAACTCATCCAGCCAAGCTTTGAGTCGATCGAGCCGTTCGAGTTTAAGTCGATAATTCATCGTTAAATAATCCTCGATCGCAGCACTTAATGAAAAATTGGCTTGTTGACTTAAATCCATCAGCCGTCGTAGGAATTGCTCATAGAGATGAGAAGAAGAAAGCATCGACTGAGTATCCATATTCTTCATTTCCTAAAACGGCACTTCAATCCAAAACTCTTCACAAAACCCGTGACGTACTCTTCCATCGCTCGCTTAAAACTTTGGCAGCTTGTAGAGAATAGAATTAAATTCTATTTCCTAATTTTAGATGAAACTCCCATGTCCGAGCGTCCCTATCACATTATCCTCTACGGTGCTAGTGGCTTTGTGGGTCGGCAGACCGTGCATTACTTAGCCCGCCAAACTTCTCCCGAACGAGTCACCTTCGCGATCGCCGGACGCAACCGCCAGAAATTAGAAGCCGTTCGCGATGAAGTCGGTGCAACCGTAGATATCCTAGTCGCTGACTGCCAAGATCGACAGTCGCCAAACAGATACGAAAAGCTAAACTTTTCCCTTTTTTACGACAAATTCGCCACCAACCCACATTCCGCACGACAAAAAGTAGTTGCTCTGTGCG from Oscillatoria sp. FACHB-1406 encodes the following:
- a CDS encoding Fic family protein, which produces MDTQSMLSSSHLYEQFLRRLMDLSQQANFSLSAAIEDYLTMNYRLKLERLDRLKAWLDEFRPFEPKLVAELKNLYDVRFTYNSNAIEGNTLTQSETELVLTKGITVGGKTLDEHLEAIGHKEAIDYIEHLAQQNTKINEWEIKQIHNLILRKITPEEAGSYRTLDVMAAGTNYRYPPHYLLSQLMGDFASWLNSEAALSLHPVEYASLAHYRFVSIHPFRDGNGRTARLLMNLLLIRAGYPIVVIDNQVRNDYINALAYGQQNQDDLSQLYDLVFEAAIASLVEVLRVLVTARSSRGKGQAFYQEITDFLNRAGDEIDG
- a CDS encoding saccharopine dehydrogenase NADP-binding domain-containing protein → MTYSSIARLKLWQLVENRIKFYFLILDETPMSERPYHIILYGASGFVGRQTVHYLARQTSPERVTFAIAGRNRQKLEAVRDEVGATVDILVADCQDRQSPNRYEKLNFSLFYDKFATNPHSARQKVVALCDR